From the genome of Candidatus Aminicenantes bacterium, one region includes:
- a CDS encoding IS110 family transposase, with amino-acid sequence RLIENGKPKKVAIAAVMRKLLVRLNALMRNHLLLSTKST; translated from the coding sequence CGACTTATCGAAAACGGAAAACCCAAAAAGGTTGCCATTGCCGCTGTGATGCGCAAACTACTTGTCCGACTGAATGCCCTGATGCGAAATCATCTCTTGCTATCTACAAAAAGTACTTGA